From the Lathyrus oleraceus cultivar Zhongwan6 chromosome 3, CAAS_Psat_ZW6_1.0, whole genome shotgun sequence genome, the window ATTGTTGACATTGCCAAAAGATCTTGTAGTTGTAACTTCTGGGAATTGGTTGAAATTCTATGTTGGCATGATGTTGCTGCATTGAGTTATAAAAAACAAAACCCTGATGATTTTGTTGATGAATGTTATACAAGAGTTAAGTATGCACTTTATTATGGATTTTTTGTGAGTCCTATCAATGGGCAAGAGATGTGGCCAGAGGTCCAAACTGATGAATTATTATCCCCTATATATAAAAATGGACCTGAAAGACCAAAAAGGTTAGGATATGGGAATGTGGTGAAGATGGTGCAAGGAGGAGAATACCTGGTGATGTGCAGCCTGATGCAAGTCAAGCTCATAACAAGGTTGATGTAGATAACAATGTTGTTGCAGACAACAATGTTGTTGAAAATCAAGCAAGCTCATGTGTGGCTGACACAAGTCAGATTGGTTTAAGTCAAGTACAAGCAAAACAAAAGAGGGGAAAAAGCATgtatgaagatgagaaaaagGCAGAGTGAAAGAATTAAGTTAAGATGTTTTCAAAAACCAATCATAGGTCAGTGTTCATCTAGCCATCCAATCACAGTAACAGAACATAATGAAGGAACAAGTACACATGGAAAAAAGTGCTCATGGACATTATTCAAAGCTTGGGGTGCTAACTAGATAATTGAAGTCttggaagaaaaagaaataacaacTGATGAACTTTATGCTTGTATTAAGTTACTAGTAGTATGTTTAAGTTATGCTTGCACTGATGCATATTATGTGTCATTTTGTTATCTCTGTAATGATGCACTTCATGTGCCATTTTGTCTATGACTTATGCACTTTATGTGCTACTTTATAATGACTTATGCACTATATATGCTATTTTGTAATGATGTTCCATAACTATTAATCAGTTTTGCTTACTACAATATCAGACCAAATTTTTAAACAAACTACATTATCATACCCCAATTTTAACCAATACCAACTTTTTCATTATATAAAATGTCAATTAATACACCCATACATCACAATAAATTAACAAAGATTGATAAACTTATATAACATCTGGTAAACAAGATTACATTAACTTGATAAAGATTGAGAACAAAATTCATGACACAACAAGTGCAATCATCAACCAATAGTTTTTGTTCTTTTCCAAGACAAGCTTTTTCTTCATCTTTTAAAGCTTTTTTGAACTGAATTCTACATCAAACTCCTTTCCAATTTCAGTCCCAACTTTCTTGTCGATGTCCTTCACATATTTCCTCAGATACACCATTGTTATTTCACATTCACAACATTTTATGGAGATTATTTGAGTCCTTTAAACCAGACAAACCTCATTGCCCCACATGAAAAACTCACAGCTTACCCCACTATGCAATTAGGTTCACAACAAATGTAAGAGTTAAAATAAACAGAAAAAAGAAGAGAAACATGAACAAAGACTTGCCCCTGAATTTCGACATTTCCAGAATTTTCGATTAGGGTTTTCATTGGTGTTTGATACCCACATCTTCATTGGTTCATTACATCCACATATGGgcaaattaagtccacttgagTTATAAAAGATGATGTTTTGCTTCCACCCATATTTTCAAACCCGTGGAAGACGCTTATCAATGAATTGGAAACTTGTATGCAAGAtaaagaaagagaaaaaaattagAATCCTTCGAAACCCTAGCAGAAATGCAATATAGCATTTAAAGAATTAATGAAATTCCACGTCTgctaattaaattaaatttaatcCACATGGCATTAGCATATATGTCACGCTAGAAAAATAAGAGAATCGGTGCTGAAATAGTGCGTACGAGAGCTTTATAGAGGGAATCTTGATATTATGAGAGGAATAAAAAAATCTTTAACAGTAGACTAAAGTGAATCTCTCTTACATTGCAGTGGATGTTGTATATTTAGtctaaattaataaataaaaatataataataaaaaaataataaatattatattaatatttaaaaaaaacaaaatgaaatatttttgtaaGACAGAGAGAACTATTCTAAccttaaaattaaaattaaaatttaaaattttaagaTACAATCAAATTTAACATTCAATTGAATTAGTGATTACTTCAAAATCTTGTTATAACAAAATAGAACCAACTAAACAATTAAAATTTTAGAAAACTAAAATACcataaaataaaattcaaatactATGTTATTATAAAATTCAAAAGATAATGTAGGCATGTTTTTGCTCCCTTTTTTTTTAAACTTCTTCTTTTCAATATACGAAACttctttttaaaaaaatcaaaagatAATTGTACATCAAACTAAGTTTTTATGTTTAATAAAAAAATGTAAgtttttattttataattaaaaattTAAAGATCAAATTGTCTCCAGAACCTAAATATTTTACTTTTTCGCTTACATCCACATGAATCGTCAAATCACATTTAAGAAAAAAAACCAATTGGATATTAAAAAATTCACCGAATGTTCTGTTTCATATATGTGAAAGATTAAATAGTTATTTCTTATAGAATAAATATAAAATCTGAGATATGAGATATCAAAATCAATCTTCAATACTTTTCTAAATCTTTGCGTATAGTAAAAAATTATTCGTTTGAAAAACTCTCCCGCATTTCAACACATTCTGTTCCACTGGTTTCTCTATCGTAGCCACGTGTCGTTTCCCATTTCCTTTCCTTCTTCACGATCCACATTTCTTATTTTCCTTCTTATTCATTTCTCTCAACAACCGGTTCCTTCTTCTATTCCACGGTAACAATTTATATCATCTTAACATATAGTTTTACGTGCAAAAATTGCTTATTATAACCGTTTTTCTTGTTCCATTCATTTATCGATTTTCTGCATTGGATATGAAATTCATTTGAGGAATGAATTAATGAATGAACGATGAATCATAGATGAAGATGAATTTTACATCTGAGAAAAAGGTCTGTTACCgaaatcaaaaaagaaaaatagGAAAATTGGATTGTGTTTAATCATAGATGTTACGCAATAATGCTCGTTTGAATTAATCATATATATTACTATATTCATAAATGATTTTGAATTGTGCCATGCAATTTTGTTTCAAATGATTTATGATTCAAGATTTAGTTTGGAAATACACAATTTAGagaaaaaaaattgagaaaattatTTATGTTGTTATTACTATTTTGATTTTCCTAGGGCTTgtatataataattttttattttgttttaccTATTTTCAGGATGTTTTAGCTTGATTAAGATTTGGAAAGAAAGATGTCGTTTAAGAAATTGAAGGAGAGTCTGACTGAAAAAAAATTATCTCCGGAAGAGCAGCAGATCAAGGTACTATACATTAATTCTGCCCTATTTTATGAAAGTGCTAAATTTTACTATTCAAAAGTTTGCATGTATTTGAGATATTTGTTAGGCATTGAATACATTTAGGGTAGTGTTGTAGTGATGCTATTTTCTGAAGATACTTTGAAGTATCAAATTGTTTGATTTTCTTTGTTCTTTTCAGATCGAAGAAACCAGAAAGATAATTGGTCCAATTGCCGATAAGTTCCCGACTATATGCTCGGATGCGTCGGTGCTAAGGTTTCTTAAAGCACGAAACTATAATACTATGAAGGCTGCAAAGATGTTGAGAGGAACCCTAAAATGGAGGCTGGAGTTCAAGCCTGAGAAGATTCAATGGGTGTGAATCAAATGTTACTTTTTCTCTACGTTTTCTAAAAACATTATATAAACAAGAGAATATGCTAGTGCCTTTTGGTATGGTTAATGAGTACAAACTTGGAAACTTACATAAATATAGCTCAATCCCAGTGAAGAACAGTTAAATAAAGTTGTTAGCTTTAGTTTTACAAATGAAAGATCTATCACTTTACAGTTTTAATTTTTATTGCAAACAAGTAATATTCTTTGTTAGATTTTATTCCGAGTACCCGATTTCAGGATAACATTCCTGACCATAATCGGGTGGTTTTAAATAGTGATCAGTTACTTATCGATTAGTAGATCAGTGCAACTAAAAGACTGTTATCTATTGTACTTCATACAATCAGGATGATGTAGCTAAAGAAGCTCTCAAGGGAAGGTTATATAAGGCTGATTATTTGGACAAGCAAGGAAGGGTTGTTTTTGTCATTAAAGCTGGACTTCAGGTAATCTAAATACCTTGATGAGAATTCATTCCTTCTGTTTTTGTTTTCACCGTCAGTATCTGGTCTACTGGACCAACTAATTTGGTTCGGAGGTCAGTTCTGCTATAAGTGATTTCAGTCCCCTCCTGATCCCAGTTGCGGGGATCGAATTATACTTGATCCTTCTCGTTTTGTAGATGTCATTGTTATTATAATTGATGATTCAATCTTGTAACTAAGTCTTTAGTTATCCAATGTAGAATCCAAGTTTGGCAATGGTACAGATCAAGTACCTCGTTTACTGTTTGGAGAATGCTATTTCTAATCCACCTTCTACACAAGAACAGATGGTCTGGCTAATAGATTTTCAAGGGTGGAGCACATCGTGTATATCAGTAAAGGTCACCCGAGATACTGCTCAAGTCCTGCAGAATCATTACCCAGAAAGGTTGGGCCTTGCAGTCTTGTACAATCCACCAAAATTGTTCGAGTCATTTTGGACGGTATGATATCATAATCTCATAATCTCATAATCTCATAATCTCATAATCTCATAATCTCGCCTTTCTTTAAAACCAACTTTTTTTTAATCTCTTTTGGTGGGGTTGATTTCaaaaatatatgtatatatgCTTGTCAATTATACTTTTTCCTGTGTTTGATAAGTGTGCATTCTTTGGATCAGATGGTGAAGCCGTTTCTTGAACCCAAGACTTACAAAAAGGTGATATTTGCTTACCCTGACCACCCAAAGAGCCGAGTAATGATGGAAGAACTCTTTGACATGGAGACTCTAGAAGCCTGTTTTGGTGGAAATAATAAAGTTGGAATGAACTATGAAGCTTATGGtaaaaaaatgagagaaaatgaCAAAAGGGTGTCTGGTTTGATTGATTCTGGCGGTTCAAGTCCTAGTTTTTTTAGCATGGATGCTAATGAAACATTGCATTCAACGAATGGTTCTGAGGATGGATCATCTGGTGGTGAAGCAACTTATTCAAACTTCGACGAAGATGATGATATTATACGGACAGAGACACCTCGCTCCGAATATGAACCCAAAAATGAGGTTCATCCTGACAAAGTTGAGTGAAGAACTGAAGCAAAAGAGAACTGGTAACTAGCCGGGTCAATTATGTTTACACCCATGCTTTCAACCAATGCTAAATTTTACCTTTTCACTGAAATTGGGAGGAAGTTTTAGTTGGTTCTTTTGACGTGAGAATTTCAACCAGCACTCAGGAAATAATGTTATTTCTTTCTCCCTCTCTCCTATTTATCTCTCTCTTTCTCCGAGGGGGAGTGGGATTGTGGTGTTTGTATTGTGTAATGTCTAAGGATTTGTTGAGAAGTACCATTGACTTTTATTTTTTTGGAAAGGAGCAAATTGTATTACTAATCCAAAAACAATACAAGAATCATATCAAGTTATACAAGAGAAAAAATAGACAATTGAATGAAAGTGAAAGAAATAAGGTGTTAATGCCCCATGTTCTAGCAAATCAATCCTTTCTAGAAAGGATTTTATGTTTATTTTGGTTTCTTTTGCATTATTTCGTTTTATTTTGTATTTCGTTGAATTATAGATTGGTGATTGGAATGAACAATTTTGAAATCGAAAGGATAAATCAAAAAATTGTAAGGAATTTTGAAAGATGGGAAGATCCTTCTGATCAAATCATTATATTGGCAATTTCAAAAAACTGGTCATACCATGACCATAGTAGAATGGAGGTCGGGCAAGGATGCCCCCATTGTCTAGCGGTTTAGGACATCTCTCTTTCAAGGAAGCAACCGGGATTCGACTTCCCTGAGGGTAGGATACTGCGAAAGAAAATGGATCAGGGATTATCAATAAAGACTAAATTGGATTCTTCTTAGATCGATGCCCGGGCAGTTAATAGGGACAGACTGTAAATTCGTTGATGTCTACGCTGGTTCAAATCTAGctcggcccaaaaatatttatGGATCCACCATGAATCATAGAATCCATTTGATGTTTTCTTAAAATCACAAATGGATTCGAATACAGAAGATTAGAATCTCGAGTCCTATGTCTTTTTTCCATATTACTTCCATACTTTTTTCACAAATTTGGATTTTGTAAAATTTCTACCGGGATCGGTAAGTTTAAAGTCTAAAGAAAGGGTTAAAGTTAAAAAAACAAAATTGActctttttttgttttgtttcgTTGATTCATTTCTTTTTAAATAAAGTTGGCAATAACAAACGAAT encodes:
- the LOC127126547 gene encoding uncharacterized protein LOC127126547 isoform X1, with the translated sequence MSFKKLKESLTEKKLSPEEQQIKIEETRKIIGPIADKFPTICSDASVLRFLKARNYNTMKAAKMLRGTLKWRLEFKPEKIQWDDVAKEALKGRLYKADYLDKQGRVVFVIKAGLQNPSLAMVQIKYLVYCLENAISNPPSTQEQMVWLIDFQGWSTSCISVKVTRDTAQVLQNHYPERLGLAVLYNPPKLFESFWTMVKPFLEPKTYKKVIFAYPDHPKSRVMMEELFDMETLEACFGGNNKVGMNYEAYGKKMRENDKRVSGLIDSGGSSPSFFSMDANETLHSTNGSEDGSSGGEATYSNFDEDDDIIRTETPRSEYEPKNEVHPDKVE
- the LOC127126547 gene encoding uncharacterized protein LOC127126547 isoform X2, with amino-acid sequence MSFKKLKESLTEKKLSPEEQQIKIEETRKIIGPIADKFPTICSDASVLRFLKARNYNTMKAAKMLRGTLKWRLEFKPEKIQWDDVAKEALKGRLYKADYLDKQGRVVFVIKAGLQMVWLIDFQGWSTSCISVKVTRDTAQVLQNHYPERLGLAVLYNPPKLFESFWTMVKPFLEPKTYKKVIFAYPDHPKSRVMMEELFDMETLEACFGGNNKVGMNYEAYGKKMRENDKRVSGLIDSGGSSPSFFSMDANETLHSTNGSEDGSSGGEATYSNFDEDDDIIRTETPRSEYEPKNEVHPDKVE